The following are from one region of the Corynebacterium hindlerae genome:
- a CDS encoding membrane lipoprotein lipid attachment site-containing protein, with amino-acid sequence MKRILALTVAAIMLTACSGGAEPTPETNEQAVSLNIDAPKVTLVSAGESTQTVINYQDAGASQQVTVTFTDGFDQGTGEDDTLPKDPPDTLTTDTFTTSLDATVSEQSPRDITLKLGQSEHSNPSYANDVASLQGFELGWVAKPSGQVDTVRLAAPSGATDQGRSLAELYLMKLLAQPIVFPTEPIAPGATWTVDNRVTGDSTMLRTTTYTLDSLRDGVAELSLTAAERPAVGALPVSELGDNAELKVVSSRSRGVGKLRVDLSKPLPTAGEVTLNTRVMYGEDGKTTRVFQDFNSGAKFS; translated from the coding sequence ATGAAACGGATCCTCGCACTCACTGTCGCAGCTATCATGCTCACTGCTTGCAGCGGCGGTGCAGAACCTACCCCGGAGACTAACGAGCAGGCAGTCTCACTGAACATCGACGCCCCCAAGGTGACCTTGGTGAGCGCCGGAGAAAGCACCCAGACGGTGATCAACTACCAGGATGCCGGAGCGTCCCAGCAGGTAACCGTCACTTTCACCGATGGTTTTGACCAGGGTACGGGAGAGGACGACACCTTGCCGAAGGACCCTCCTGACACCCTGACCACAGACACCTTCACAACGTCGCTCGACGCCACGGTATCCGAGCAGTCCCCGCGTGATATCACGCTCAAGCTCGGACAATCCGAGCACTCAAACCCCTCCTACGCCAACGACGTGGCTTCTTTACAGGGTTTTGAGCTCGGCTGGGTAGCCAAGCCCTCCGGCCAAGTGGATACGGTGCGACTCGCCGCCCCTTCCGGGGCGACCGACCAGGGGAGATCGCTGGCTGAGCTCTACTTGATGAAGCTCCTGGCACAGCCGATCGTCTTTCCCACCGAACCCATTGCTCCGGGCGCGACGTGGACCGTGGACAATCGCGTCACCGGCGATTCAACAATGCTGCGTACGACTACGTACACCTTGGATTCGCTGCGCGACGGTGTAGCAGAGCTCAGCCTTACTGCTGCTGAACGCCCAGCGGTCGGTGCGCTTCCAGTGTCAGAGCTAGGCGACAACGCGGAACTAAAAGTGGTAAGTTCACGGTCTCGTGGCGTCGGTAAGCTGCGCGTTGATCTTTCCAAACCTCTGCCTACCGCCGGCGAAGTCACCTTGAATACCCGCGTGATGTACGGCGAAGATGGCAAAACCACCCGCGTTTTCCAAGACTTCAATTCCGGTGCGAAGTTTTCATAG
- a CDS encoding ABC-F family ATP-binding cassette domain-containing protein produces the protein MPSLFSFDRVSFSYPQRRVLTDVSFTVTPGRVAGLIGENGAGKSTLLSLLTGVHPDAGTIVVPERVGFIEQETSLPHHAPARLLIDAAVDEVRQLERDIEDLSAEMATRDVADEFDLALARAEQAQLWSLDARIAQVLDGLGLGTVDLGTAIGEMSGGQRRRFALAALLIRPSDGLLLDEPTNHLDDAGVDFLISELTAFSGPVIAASHDRWFLDHCATDIIDLDPALGAEGGYGEDTRQAALFTGSFSEYLSWRTAARRRWEHDYAAQERTREELSNKLGLTEGDIFHSTEAKSETRKAAKFYADRAAKTVGNRIKSARSRLEELDRFAIPAPPPRLSFEFTQAASAMETSEPLLSVRNVSVPGRLASTTVELFAGQSLLVEGPNGTGKSTFLQLVAGCLPTFDGERIVHDDARIGYLPQDIEWPAMAATPASLCPDLVALGLLGEDHMNTPLRQLSLGQQRRVAIGMVLADPPEILILDEPTNHIALTLAEDLEAALSDYPGVCLIATHDRWLRSRWQEKRLHFSEGS, from the coding sequence ATGCCTTCACTTTTCTCTTTCGATCGAGTCAGCTTTTCTTACCCGCAGCGCCGCGTTCTGACTGATGTCTCCTTTACCGTCACGCCCGGCCGAGTCGCGGGCCTGATCGGCGAGAACGGCGCCGGTAAATCAACTCTCCTGTCGCTGCTCACCGGCGTGCACCCCGACGCAGGCACGATCGTGGTCCCGGAGCGGGTGGGATTTATTGAGCAGGAAACGTCACTCCCCCACCACGCGCCCGCCCGCTTGCTTATCGACGCCGCCGTCGACGAAGTCCGCCAACTCGAGCGGGATATCGAAGACTTGAGCGCCGAGATGGCCACCCGCGATGTGGCCGATGAGTTTGACCTTGCCTTAGCCCGCGCCGAGCAAGCGCAACTATGGTCACTGGATGCGCGCATTGCGCAGGTGCTGGACGGATTGGGGCTCGGGACGGTAGACCTGGGTACTGCTATCGGCGAGATGTCGGGCGGGCAGCGGCGTCGTTTCGCGCTGGCTGCGCTCCTGATCCGACCGTCGGATGGCTTGTTGCTGGATGAGCCCACCAACCACCTGGACGATGCGGGAGTTGATTTCCTGATCTCCGAGCTCACCGCCTTTTCGGGGCCGGTGATCGCCGCCAGCCACGACCGGTGGTTCCTCGATCATTGCGCGACTGACATCATTGACCTCGACCCCGCGTTGGGCGCCGAGGGTGGCTATGGGGAGGATACCCGCCAGGCCGCGCTGTTTACCGGTTCGTTCAGCGAATACCTCTCCTGGCGCACTGCTGCTCGACGACGCTGGGAGCACGATTACGCCGCCCAAGAGCGTACGCGCGAGGAGTTATCGAACAAACTTGGCCTGACAGAAGGGGACATTTTCCATTCGACAGAGGCTAAGTCCGAGACTCGGAAGGCTGCGAAATTCTACGCCGACCGCGCTGCGAAAACCGTGGGCAACCGCATCAAATCAGCGCGGTCGCGATTGGAGGAGTTGGATCGCTTCGCCATCCCGGCGCCACCACCCAGGCTCTCTTTTGAGTTCACGCAGGCTGCTTCCGCTATGGAAACGAGCGAGCCATTGTTGAGTGTACGGAACGTGAGCGTGCCGGGACGCCTGGCTTCAACGACAGTGGAGCTGTTCGCCGGACAGTCACTGCTCGTGGAAGGTCCAAACGGAACTGGAAAATCCACCTTCCTGCAGTTGGTCGCCGGATGTTTGCCCACTTTCGACGGCGAGCGCATCGTTCACGACGACGCCCGGATCGGCTATCTCCCCCAAGACATCGAATGGCCCGCCATGGCAGCGACCCCCGCATCACTATGCCCGGATCTCGTGGCCCTGGGTTTGCTCGGGGAAGATCACATGAACACTCCACTTCGCCAATTGTCGTTGGGGCAACAGCGACGTGTGGCCATCGGCATGGTGCTCGCAGACCCGCCAGAAATCCTCATCCTGGACGAGCCCACCAACCACATTGCGTTGACCCTCGCGGAGGATCTGGAAGCCGCGCTCTCCGATTACCCAGGAGTGTGCCTCATCGCCACCCATGACCGCTGGCTGCGGTCGCGCTGGCAGGAAAAACGACTGCATTTTTCGGAAGGTTCATAG
- a CDS encoding YgaP family membrane protein, with protein MIANEGTADRALRAVIALVAAVCATVFTQGVTQIVLWGVAAIMAITAVAGFCPLYRIIGIDTCKVKR; from the coding sequence ATGATTGCAAATGAAGGAACCGCTGACCGCGCACTTCGCGCCGTCATCGCACTTGTTGCAGCTGTTTGCGCCACAGTCTTCACCCAGGGCGTCACCCAGATTGTTCTTTGGGGGGTGGCAGCCATCATGGCAATCACCGCAGTTGCAGGTTTTTGCCCGCTGTACCGCATCATCGGTATCGATACCTGCAAGGTGAAGAGGTAG
- a CDS encoding asparaginase, which produces MTESRVVVITTGGTIACTTDKNGVLLPTVSGEELVRPVAGRFAPGTMQIEVRELTRLDSSSMTLADIDEVVAAVHAALEDPTVDGVVVTHGTDSMEETAVAVDTFHKDPRPVVFTGSQKPFDHPEADGPNNLFESIVIASDASARDIGCLIVFGHAVLPARGATKWNTTDELAFATNGPEEPTRPDPVPVAPLADIDVRIVTAYPGAGRDVLDFLKDKKVDGIVVEAMGSGNVSTEFAHGLIDVLEAGIPVALSSRVPRGDVLPSYGGVGGGASLAAKGALSTTYFRSPQARILLAISIATGRHLATIM; this is translated from the coding sequence ATGACTGAATCTCGTGTTGTCGTTATTACTACTGGCGGAACCATTGCGTGCACCACGGATAAGAATGGCGTGTTGCTCCCTACGGTGTCGGGTGAGGAGTTGGTGCGTCCGGTTGCTGGGCGGTTTGCTCCTGGCACGATGCAGATTGAGGTACGAGAGCTAACCCGACTGGATTCCTCGTCAATGACGCTGGCGGATATCGATGAGGTGGTGGCCGCGGTGCATGCTGCGCTAGAGGATCCGACGGTGGATGGCGTTGTGGTGACTCACGGCACAGATTCCATGGAGGAGACGGCCGTCGCAGTGGATACGTTTCATAAGGATCCGCGCCCGGTGGTGTTTACGGGTTCTCAGAAGCCTTTTGATCACCCGGAGGCCGATGGCCCGAATAATCTTTTCGAGTCGATCGTCATTGCCAGCGACGCCTCTGCCCGCGATATCGGTTGCTTGATTGTCTTCGGACATGCGGTTCTCCCCGCCCGCGGCGCGACGAAGTGGAACACCACGGATGAGCTCGCCTTCGCCACGAACGGCCCTGAGGAACCGACCCGCCCTGACCCGGTGCCGGTCGCTCCACTCGCGGACATTGACGTGCGTATCGTGACGGCATACCCGGGTGCGGGCCGCGATGTCTTGGACTTCCTGAAGGACAAGAAGGTGGACGGCATCGTGGTCGAGGCGATGGGGTCCGGCAATGTCAGCACGGAGTTTGCGCACGGGCTTATCGACGTCCTGGAGGCCGGAATCCCCGTTGCCCTATCGTCTCGTGTTCCACGAGGCGATGTCCTCCCGAGCTATGGCGGCGTCGGCGGTGGCGCATCTCTCGCAGCCAAGGGAGCCCTGTCTACAACCTATTTCCGCTCCCCACAGGCGCGTATTTTGCTGGCGATCTCCATCGCTACGGGGCGTCATCTTGCGACGATAATGTAG
- a CDS encoding DNA polymerase IV: MAQRWVLHIDMDAFFASVEQLTRPTLRGRPVLVGGIDGRGVVAGASYEARAFGAKSAMPMYQARALVGFSAVTVRPRHQVYSVVSRRVFDIIAHEAGVVEQLSIDEGFLEPAALVGADSEQVHEWAQQLRDTIKREVGLPASIGAGSGKQFAKIGSGLAKPDGVFVVPRDQERHLLGALPVRKLWGVGPVAEAKLAAVGVATIGQFAELPQREVEITLGKNVGVALWQLARGYDDRPVVPRAEAKQVSAEHTYPRDLTSTAQVDEAIEKSARAAHRRLLNDGRAARTITVKTKLASFDTESRSMTLPYATDEFATLHASARKLTRYPEEVGPIRLIGVSYSGLETERQDVMFPELDQNIVIDTTSDYEVGVRATTTPVVATPAQEVTWYSTQDVFHPEYGHGWVQGSGHGVVSVRFETRTTERGVTRSFAVDDPDLVPADALDSLDWGDWLTTLSSQDDAP, from the coding sequence ATGGCTCAGCGCTGGGTGCTTCATATTGATATGGATGCGTTTTTCGCCTCCGTGGAGCAGCTCACCCGGCCGACGCTGCGGGGCCGTCCCGTGCTGGTCGGCGGGATCGACGGCCGCGGAGTTGTGGCCGGTGCCTCCTACGAAGCCCGCGCTTTCGGGGCAAAAAGCGCGATGCCCATGTATCAGGCCCGGGCGCTGGTGGGATTTTCTGCGGTGACGGTGCGCCCACGGCACCAGGTCTATTCCGTCGTGTCGCGCCGGGTTTTTGACATCATCGCCCACGAAGCCGGGGTGGTGGAGCAACTGTCCATCGATGAAGGGTTTTTAGAACCTGCAGCACTGGTGGGGGCCGACAGTGAGCAGGTGCACGAGTGGGCGCAGCAGTTGCGCGACACAATTAAACGTGAGGTCGGGCTGCCGGCGTCGATAGGCGCAGGCTCAGGGAAGCAATTCGCAAAGATTGGCTCCGGCCTGGCAAAACCCGATGGTGTGTTTGTGGTTCCGCGGGACCAAGAGCGCCACCTGTTGGGAGCGCTTCCTGTCCGAAAGCTGTGGGGGGTTGGCCCTGTTGCGGAAGCGAAGCTCGCCGCGGTGGGGGTGGCCACCATCGGCCAGTTCGCGGAGCTGCCGCAACGCGAGGTGGAAATCACGCTGGGAAAGAACGTGGGGGTGGCATTGTGGCAGCTCGCTCGCGGATACGATGACCGGCCCGTCGTCCCGCGCGCTGAGGCGAAACAAGTAAGCGCTGAACACACCTACCCGCGCGATTTGACCAGCACCGCTCAGGTCGACGAGGCGATCGAAAAGTCGGCGCGGGCCGCACACCGCAGGCTGCTTAACGACGGCCGTGCCGCCCGAACCATCACCGTGAAAACGAAACTCGCGAGCTTCGACACCGAGTCACGATCCATGACGCTTCCTTATGCCACCGACGAGTTCGCTACCTTGCACGCCAGCGCCCGTAAGCTCACCCGATACCCCGAAGAGGTCGGGCCGATCCGGCTCATCGGGGTGTCTTACTCCGGCCTCGAAACGGAACGCCAAGATGTGATGTTTCCGGAGCTGGACCAGAACATCGTTATCGACACCACCAGCGACTATGAGGTCGGAGTGCGGGCCACGACCACACCCGTCGTAGCCACTCCGGCGCAGGAAGTGACCTGGTACAGCACCCAGGATGTGTTCCACCCAGAATATGGGCACGGGTGGGTGCAAGGTTCCGGGCATGGGGTGGTGTCAGTGCGATTTGAAACCCGCACCACCGAACGAGGCGTCACCCGCAGCTTCGCCGTCGATGACCCCGATCTCGTGCCCGCCGACGCGCTTGACAGCCTGGACTGGGGAGACTGGCTCACTACATTATCGTCGCAAGATGACGCCCCGTAG
- a CDS encoding type 2 periplasmic-binding domain-containing protein: protein MRRISNVRKLYALLCVAVLSTSCAPEPRGKLRESEANAITVSINDNWYQQEVLGEMVTGAFVRSGREAYLEAESNSKEKPRISRVQSGEADVVIGCTGEFLHYLNPQLAQEMSEKYVAAKKAGLDPNDGTWRDKVYQAMVGSLPNALMATDPSNAKGCDNYDGPELPQNLVPVFREVALTRQDRITLNTVSGGITTDDLERLYSGDHSPAATRERVDELLSTLTF from the coding sequence GTGCGTCGTATCTCAAACGTCCGCAAGCTGTACGCGCTGCTGTGCGTTGCTGTCCTTTCGACGTCCTGCGCCCCAGAACCCCGTGGCAAGCTTCGCGAATCCGAAGCCAACGCGATCACCGTCTCCATCAACGACAACTGGTACCAGCAAGAAGTGCTGGGGGAGATGGTCACGGGTGCCTTTGTGCGCAGTGGCCGGGAGGCGTATCTAGAGGCTGAAAGCAACAGTAAAGAAAAACCGCGGATTTCCCGGGTACAGTCCGGAGAGGCTGACGTGGTGATCGGCTGCACCGGAGAGTTCCTGCACTATCTCAACCCGCAGCTTGCTCAGGAAATGTCAGAAAAATATGTAGCGGCAAAGAAGGCAGGCCTCGACCCCAACGATGGCACCTGGCGCGACAAGGTCTACCAGGCGATGGTCGGCTCCCTCCCGAATGCCCTCATGGCCACCGATCCTTCCAACGCCAAGGGCTGCGACAACTACGATGGGCCGGAACTGCCCCAAAACCTGGTCCCAGTGTTTCGTGAGGTCGCGCTGACCCGCCAGGACCGGATCACCCTCAACACAGTCAGCGGTGGTATCACCACGGACGACCTGGAGCGCCTATATTCCGGTGACCACAGCCCGGCTGCCACCCGGGAACGCGTGGACGAACTGCTCAGCACGCTCACGTTTTAG
- the corA gene encoding magnesium/cobalt transporter CorA, with amino-acid sequence MAGNFPLPKRPKAQVPVPSPTVALGSKIRVPVERAIERCVIYRDGRPVRGAYNYREALEEVRRTGEGYVWLGLYEPDERQMMLISQAYDVHELIVEDVVSARQRPKLERYGDQFFFVIRNVKYTDDAIVSDAREIIETGEVQMIVGRDFIITIRHGEKSTITGLKKRLEGDPEQCALGPSAVAWLISDVLVDDYIRIARLLSIDVDDLENEVFSPDSSFDIEQIYRLKREILEMRHAIDPLAPALRTLTANQHGLLSDQISKYFIDVLDHEISAMDQIASHDERLTSLINAGVAKISMQQNADMRRLSALVGMAAVPTMIAGIYGMNFQNMPELNTEYGYYVVLGVMALSVVAMWLLFKKNKWL; translated from the coding sequence GTGGCTGGTAATTTTCCACTGCCCAAGCGGCCTAAGGCTCAGGTGCCTGTCCCCTCCCCCACGGTCGCGCTGGGATCGAAGATCCGGGTGCCCGTCGAGCGGGCCATTGAGCGGTGCGTCATTTACCGCGACGGTCGGCCTGTGCGCGGCGCCTACAACTACCGGGAAGCGTTGGAAGAGGTCCGCCGCACTGGTGAGGGGTACGTGTGGCTGGGTCTGTATGAGCCCGACGAGCGTCAGATGATGCTCATTTCACAGGCATACGACGTGCACGAGTTGATCGTGGAGGACGTCGTCTCCGCACGTCAGCGTCCGAAGTTGGAGCGCTACGGCGACCAGTTCTTCTTCGTTATCCGCAACGTCAAGTACACCGACGACGCGATCGTTAGTGATGCCCGGGAAATCATCGAGACCGGCGAAGTGCAGATGATTGTGGGCCGTGACTTCATCATCACCATTCGCCACGGCGAAAAATCGACGATCACGGGGCTGAAAAAGCGCCTGGAAGGCGACCCGGAGCAATGTGCGCTTGGTCCTTCCGCTGTCGCGTGGCTCATTTCCGACGTCCTGGTCGACGACTACATCCGAATTGCCCGACTGCTCTCCATCGACGTCGACGACCTGGAAAACGAGGTATTCTCCCCCGACTCCAGCTTCGACATTGAACAGATTTACCGCCTCAAACGCGAGATTCTGGAAATGCGCCACGCCATCGACCCGCTCGCCCCGGCGCTACGCACCCTGACAGCTAACCAGCACGGCCTGCTTTCGGACCAGATCAGCAAATACTTCATTGACGTGTTGGACCACGAGATTTCAGCGATGGATCAGATCGCCTCCCACGATGAGCGGCTCACCTCGCTGATCAATGCTGGTGTCGCAAAGATTTCGATGCAGCAGAACGCTGATATGCGTCGCCTGTCCGCCTTGGTCGGCATGGCGGCGGTGCCGACGATGATCGCTGGTATTTACGGCATGAACTTCCAAAACATGCCAGAGTTGAACACGGAGTATGGATACTACGTGGTGCTGGGCGTGATGGCCTTGTCAGTAGTCGCGATGTGGCTGTTGTTCAAAAAGAACAAGTGGCTTTAG
- a CDS encoding general stress protein, with protein sequence MESQPRPLPQQDPRPLPSGWPVGSFQTYVEAQAAVDMLSDTGDFPVSELTIVGVNLMEVERVIGRLSWGRVLAGGAASGAWMGVFFGLLIGLFSENWISPLLVGIVMGLVFGTVSSAVSYASTQGRRDFSSKTQIVAGRYDVLCDPHHARAARDIIARANLGGKVSGGA encoded by the coding sequence ATGGAATCGCAGCCGCGCCCGTTGCCCCAGCAAGATCCGCGCCCGTTGCCGTCAGGCTGGCCGGTTGGAAGTTTTCAGACGTATGTCGAAGCACAAGCGGCCGTGGACATGCTCTCGGACACGGGAGATTTTCCTGTCAGTGAACTGACCATTGTCGGTGTGAACTTGATGGAGGTCGAGCGTGTGATCGGTCGGCTGTCCTGGGGGCGCGTCCTGGCCGGTGGCGCCGCATCCGGCGCGTGGATGGGCGTGTTCTTCGGCCTGCTCATTGGCCTGTTTAGTGAAAACTGGATCAGCCCGCTGCTCGTCGGCATCGTCATGGGGCTGGTTTTCGGGACGGTGTCCTCGGCCGTGTCTTACGCGAGCACGCAGGGGCGCCGTGATTTTTCCTCCAAGACCCAAATTGTGGCCGGGCGTTACGACGTCCTGTGCGACCCACACCATGCCCGCGCGGCCCGCGACATCATCGCCCGCGCGAACTTAGGAGGCAAGGTTTCTGGTGGGGCCTAA
- a CDS encoding magnesium transporter MgtE N-terminal domain-containing protein — protein sequence MSTSTRVYAGRLNGMIVRGPDAEPIGRVRDVVVSLRPTSLLSRALGLVVELTNKRRIFVPMLRVANIDPSDITLVSGSVSMRQFKPRAGESTVMHDLIGAKIQVNDPELEHLHGRPVEIADVELERTRTRDWVISRLAVFGERPKFGRRTDLHVVPWSHVLGVTAGGFGDADATAEIIASFDDMRPADIATVMHEMSMLQRHQVAEELDDERLADIIQEMPDDHQAEIIESLDIERAADVLEEMDPDDAADLLGELPDAKADVLLELMDPEESAPVRRLMTFSPDTVGALMTPEPLILTPQTTVAEALAMARNPELPTSLSSLIFVVRPPTATPTGKYLGCVHLQKLLREPPSSLIGGILDPDLPPLYADDSQETAARFFAMYNLVCGPVLDDDKHLLGAVAVDDLLDHMLPEDWRETGLRPESPKSPVGGAHD from the coding sequence ATGAGCACCTCAACTCGCGTGTACGCCGGTCGTCTCAACGGCATGATTGTCCGTGGTCCCGACGCGGAACCTATTGGTCGTGTCCGCGATGTCGTGGTGAGCCTCAGACCTACGTCACTGTTGTCCCGCGCGCTCGGGTTGGTGGTGGAGCTAACCAACAAGCGGCGTATTTTCGTGCCGATGCTCCGCGTGGCCAACATTGACCCCAGTGACATCACGCTGGTTTCTGGCTCCGTGTCGATGCGCCAGTTCAAACCGCGCGCTGGCGAGTCCACGGTGATGCACGACCTGATCGGCGCGAAGATTCAGGTCAACGATCCAGAGCTGGAGCACCTACACGGCCGCCCGGTGGAGATCGCTGACGTGGAATTGGAGCGTACCCGCACCCGCGACTGGGTGATCTCCCGACTCGCGGTGTTTGGCGAGCGCCCGAAGTTTGGGCGGCGCACAGATCTGCATGTGGTGCCGTGGTCGCACGTCCTCGGCGTGACGGCCGGCGGTTTTGGTGATGCCGACGCCACAGCTGAGATCATCGCCTCATTCGATGACATGCGCCCCGCCGACATCGCTACGGTCATGCATGAAATGTCCATGTTGCAGCGCCATCAGGTGGCTGAGGAACTCGACGACGAACGCCTGGCTGACATCATCCAGGAAATGCCGGACGATCACCAGGCAGAAATCATTGAGTCGCTCGACATCGAACGCGCCGCTGACGTGCTGGAGGAGATGGACCCCGACGACGCCGCCGATCTGCTCGGAGAGCTTCCCGACGCCAAAGCCGACGTCCTGCTCGAGCTGATGGATCCGGAGGAGTCGGCGCCGGTTCGACGGTTGATGACCTTCTCCCCCGACACCGTCGGCGCGCTCATGACCCCCGAGCCGCTGATCCTCACCCCGCAAACCACGGTGGCGGAGGCGCTGGCGATGGCCCGAAATCCAGAGCTGCCCACCAGTTTGAGTTCGTTAATTTTTGTGGTTCGCCCGCCCACAGCCACCCCAACGGGCAAATATTTGGGGTGCGTGCACTTGCAAAAGTTGCTGCGTGAGCCCCCGAGCTCGCTGATCGGCGGTATCCTTGACCCGGATTTACCGCCGCTCTACGCAGATGACAGCCAAGAGACCGCAGCCCGGTTCTTTGCTATGTACAACCTGGTGTGTGGCCCGGTGCTGGACGATGACAAGCACCTGCTCGGCGCGGTTGCAGTGGATGACCTGCTGGACCACATGCTCCCCGAAGATTGGCGTGAGACCGGACTGCGACCTGAAAGCCCTAAGAGCCCTGTAGGAGGTGCCCATGACTGA
- a CDS encoding DUF1003 domain-containing protein — translation MTDKRSYLDTPSIAARKSRFRVDADAVGAFAEKVARFFGTGEYLFWQTVFVVIWIGLNVGGWWWSWDPYPFILLNLAFSTQAAYAAPLILLAQNRQEDRDRLVLAEDRRRAEETKADTEFLARELASVRLALGDNVTRDYLRRELEDVHALLERIEAKLDDESAARIAREHEGSEYTGSEFSEPRHGDLADKDDDESR, via the coding sequence ATGACTGATAAGCGTTCCTACCTGGATACTCCGTCCATCGCTGCTCGCAAGAGCCGGTTCCGTGTCGATGCGGACGCGGTGGGCGCCTTCGCGGAGAAGGTCGCCCGGTTCTTCGGCACGGGTGAATACCTGTTTTGGCAGACGGTTTTTGTTGTTATTTGGATTGGCCTGAATGTTGGTGGCTGGTGGTGGAGCTGGGATCCGTACCCGTTCATCCTGCTCAACCTCGCCTTTTCCACGCAGGCTGCCTACGCTGCGCCACTGATTTTGTTGGCACAGAACCGTCAGGAGGACCGGGACCGCTTGGTGCTGGCCGAGGATCGCCGACGCGCGGAGGAAACGAAGGCGGATACGGAGTTCCTGGCGCGGGAGCTGGCAAGCGTGCGTTTGGCACTCGGTGACAATGTCACCCGCGACTACCTGCGCCGCGAGCTCGAAGACGTGCACGCCCTCCTCGAGCGTATTGAGGCAAAGCTTGACGACGAGTCAGCTGCCCGCATCGCCCGGGAACACGAGGGTTCGGAGTACACAGGTTCGGAGTTTTCCGAGCCTCGCCACGGCGACCTGGCGGATAAGGACGATGACGAATCGCGGTAG
- a CDS encoding Mrp/NBP35 family ATP-binding protein — MNHKISESDVRAALARVDDPEIGKPITELGMVKSVEVDGADVRTEIYLTIAGCPMKNTIVAGAEAAIKEIPGVGAVTVTTDVMSDEQRRELRTSLRGHADTPEIPFAQPSSTTRVFAVASGKGGVGKSSMTANLAVALAQRGLKVGIVDADIYGHSIPGLFGTDERPTAVDDMIMPVQAHGVKMISIAHFTEGNAPVMWRGPMLQRAIQQFLADVFWGDLDILLLDLPPGTGDVAIAVGQLLPNAELLVVTTPQAAAAEVAERAGTASLQTHQRVAGVIENMGAMVLPDGSTMSVFGEGGGSRVAERLSTLTGTTVPLLGEVPLDPALRTGGDEGTPVVIAAPESPTALAINKIADALHKRRESIAGKTLGLGVTPK, encoded by the coding sequence GTGAACCACAAGATTTCTGAATCCGATGTTCGTGCCGCGCTGGCCCGCGTGGACGATCCTGAAATTGGTAAGCCAATTACAGAATTGGGCATGGTGAAGTCGGTTGAGGTCGATGGTGCGGATGTTCGCACAGAGATCTACCTCACCATCGCTGGTTGCCCGATGAAGAACACGATCGTAGCTGGCGCCGAGGCCGCTATCAAGGAGATTCCGGGCGTCGGAGCTGTTACCGTCACCACTGACGTGATGAGCGACGAACAGCGCCGTGAGCTGCGCACATCATTACGCGGCCATGCTGATACCCCGGAGATTCCTTTTGCCCAGCCGTCCTCCACCACCCGAGTATTCGCGGTGGCCTCCGGTAAAGGCGGCGTAGGCAAAAGCTCCATGACGGCTAATCTTGCCGTGGCGTTGGCCCAGCGTGGGCTAAAGGTCGGCATTGTCGATGCTGACATTTATGGTCACTCGATCCCCGGACTGTTCGGCACCGACGAACGCCCGACTGCGGTTGATGACATGATCATGCCGGTGCAAGCGCACGGCGTGAAGATGATTTCGATTGCACATTTCACCGAGGGCAACGCCCCAGTGATGTGGCGTGGTCCGATGCTGCAGCGCGCTATCCAGCAGTTCTTGGCTGACGTGTTCTGGGGAGACCTGGACATCTTGCTGCTGGATCTACCTCCGGGAACTGGTGACGTTGCCATTGCCGTCGGCCAGCTGCTGCCCAACGCTGAATTGCTCGTGGTCACCACGCCACAGGCGGCCGCCGCAGAAGTGGCAGAGCGGGCTGGTACGGCGTCGTTGCAAACGCACCAGCGGGTGGCCGGTGTGATTGAAAACATGGGCGCGATGGTGCTGCCGGATGGCTCCACCATGTCGGTATTCGGTGAAGGCGGTGGCTCCCGGGTGGCTGAGCGGCTATCTACGCTCACGGGCACCACGGTACCGCTGCTGGGCGAGGTTCCCCTGGATCCCGCGCTGCGCACCGGTGGCGATGAAGGAACCCCGGTGGTCATCGCCGCCCCTGAGTCCCCCACGGCCCTGGCGATCAACAAGATCGCAGATGCGCTGCACAAGCGTCGCGAGTCGATTGCAGGTAAGACACTCGGGTTGGGCGTCACTCCGAAGTAG